One Felis catus isolate Fca126 chromosome D1, F.catus_Fca126_mat1.0, whole genome shotgun sequence DNA segment encodes these proteins:
- the LOC101101252 gene encoding olfactory receptor 10A2 yields MAEGNRTRVGEFILMSFSSLPTEIQSLLFLTFLIIYLVTLLGNSLIILVTLADPMLHSPMYFFLRNLSFLEIGFNLVIVPKMLGTLLARDTTISFLGCAMQMYFFFFFGVAECVLLATMAYDRYVAICNPLHYPVIMNQRTRAKLAVASWFPGFPVATVQTTWLFSFPFCGTNKVNHFFCDSPPVLRLVCADTAMFEIYAIVGTVLVVMIPCMLILCSYMRIAAAILKIPSAKGKHKAFSTCSSHLLVVSLFYVSSSLTYFRPKSNNSPESKKLLSLSYTVVTPMLNPIIYSLRNNEVKNALGRTFRKAFGLRICIP; encoded by the coding sequence ATGGCTGAAGGAAACCGGACAAGGGTTGGGGAGTTTATCCTCATGAGCTTCTCTTCCCTACCTACTGAAATACAGTCACTACTCTTCCTGACATTTCTAATCATCTACCTGGTCACGCTATTGGGAAACAGCCTCATCATTCTTGTTACCTTGGCTGACCCCATGCTGCACagccccatgtacttcttcctcaggAACTTGTCCTTCTTGGAGATTGGCTTCAACCTAGTCATCGTGCCCAAGATGCTGGGGACCCTGCTTGCCCGGGACACAACCATCTCCTTCCTTGGCTGTGCCATGCagatgtatttcttcttcttctttggagTTGCTGAATGCGTCCTCCTGGCCACCATGGCATATGACCGCTATGTAGCCATCTGCAATCCCTTGCACTACCCAGTCATCATGAACCAGAGGACACGTGCCAAATTGGCTGTTGCCTCCTGGTTTCCAGGCTTTCCCGTAGCTACTGTGCAGACCACTTGGCTCTTCAGCTTTCCATTCTGTGGCACCAACAAGGTGAACCACTTCTTCTGTGACAGCCCACCTGTGCTGAGACTGGTGTGTGCAGACACAGCAATGTTTGAGATCTATGCGATTGTTGGAACTGTGCTGGTCGTCATGATACCCTGCATGCTGATCCTGTGTTCCTACATGCGCATTGCTGCTGCCATCCTTAAGATTCCATCAGCTAAAGGGAAGCATAAAGCCTTCTCtacctgctcctcccacctccttGTTGTCTCCCTATTCTATGTATCTTCAAGCCTCACCTACTTCCGGCCTAAATCCAATAATTCGCCTGAGAGCAAAAAGCTGCTGTCATTGTCCTACACTGTTGTGACTCCCATGTTGAACCCCATCATCTATAGCCTGAGAAATAACGAGGTGAAGAATGCCCTTGGCCGGACCTTCCGCAAGGCTTTCGGCCTTAGAATTTGCATCCCATAG